Within the Sphingobacteriales bacterium genome, the region TGCTAATTTGGAAAGTAGTAAGTTTTTAAGTTCGGATAGCTTTTGGTTTTCTAATGATTTTATCCAAACTAAATTACTTATAGCAGATACTTTCTTTTCAAATTCTTCTAATAAAGTATTGGTAGAGATAGTAATAGGGTAATCACTTATTGTTACTCTGTCTATATTTGGGAATGTTGAACCAGTAACATCTTTGAGTAATTCATTCAAGTTGCATTTCATTAATTGGATTAAATAGTTTTGATATTTAGAACGAATTGCACAAACCCCTCTTCCAATAGCATATCTGTCGTCTGCGATTACATTTTTGCCAACTGTGCTACCTCTTACGCAAAAAATCAAGTCGCCTTTTTCACAATATTTTTTCGGTTCAGTTGTCCATTTTGTTTTTACTGTAAAATATTCTCCAAATTCAACTGGACCATTAATTAGAGCAACACCTTCAGCTGCTTCATTATAACTCTCTCCTTCAGGAGATTGACCCATTATTATATTAGCAATATCAGATAGTGTTCCAACCCTCCACCCTTCCGGCAAATTCTCTAAATCAATTCCCTCCACAAACCACTGCTTATAAATAGCCTGTGCTGTTTCTTCGAGTTTTTGTATGAGTTGTTGGTTGATTTGTATTCGGTCTTGTATGGTGTTGTATTCTTTTACGATTTCACGTTGTTTGGCTATGGGGGGGAACTGGAATTAAAGTTTCGCATAATTCTGTCCATTCGTATCCACCTCTAATAGCTGCATCACATTTGAAAGTTGCATACCTATCAAACTCTGGTCTGCGAAACCACATCATTAAATATTCAGGGTCTAGTTCTTTTTTGTCTTTTACTTCAAATACTGGATATGCAGGTGAAACTAAATTTGGTTCATCATCTAATTTTAAAACAACAGGTAATTTATTTACTCGAATGGGCGACATAAAATCACAAGCAAATTGATATTTTCTAATAACTCTATACACCGACATATCAGGCCCAACAATATTAGAAGTTGTTTCTCTAAACTCCTTTGTCATACTCAAACCCAAAAGGCGTGTAACTTTCAAATCACGGTTTCGGTGTTCAACCTTTTGAATATAATCGCCAATTCGCTTATAATTTGATTTGGCTTCGCCGATTTTATAATTCATAACCCAATTCTTTAAACACGGTTAGTAAATCATTTTTGCTTTGTGCTTCGGCTTTCAATAAGTCGGCAAATTCACCTTGAAGTTTCTTCATTTTTTCATCAAAGTCTATATTTTCATCTCGGTTTACAAACTCAATGTATTTGCTCGGCACCAACGAAAAATCCTTTTTGGCTACTTCATCAAACGAAGCGGAATAGCAGAACTCAGGAATATTTTGATATGGAAACCACAAGGGATTGTTCGTACTTTCTGATTGCCATTGGTGATAAGTGCTTGTAATTTTTAATATATCATCATCCGAAAACTGAGTGTATTTCTTTTCAAAGGGTTCGCCCAGTTGTCGTAAATCCATAAACAGAATTTCTTTTTCACGGTTACGGTAATGTCGGGGCGAATAATGATTCGCCCTTACCGCACTTACATGTGCTTTTTTATTTTTATTCAAAATCCAAAGCGTAACACTAATGTCGGTGGTGTAAAACAAATTGCGTGGCAAAACTAAAATCGCTTCCACCAAATTATTTTCAATGAGTTTTCTGCGTATTTTATATTCTTCGCCACCGCCACTCAAAGCACCATTTGCCAATATAAAACCTGCTACACCATTATCGCTTAGTTTGCTCACCATATTCAAAATCCAACCATAGTTGGCGTTGCTTTTTGGTGGCACATCATAACCAAGCCAACGTGGGTCATCTATCAACTCGTTTTCGCCTCTCCAATCTTTTTGGTTAAAAGGCGGGTTTGCCATTATGTAATCAGCTTTCAGGTCTTTGTGTTGGTCGTCTGCAAAAGTATCGGCTGCTTTTTCGCCAAGGTTTCCGCTAATGCCTCGTATGGCAAGGTTCATTTTTGCCAGTTTATAAGTGGTGTTGGTGTATTCCTGTCCGTAAATAGAAATTTCTTTTTTGTTGCCGTGGTGTGCTTCAATAAACTTAATAGATTGCACAAACATACCGCCCGAACCACAAGCAGGGTCGTAGATAATGCCTTTGTATGGTTCTATCATTTCGGCAATGAGATTTACAATGCTTTTGGGCGTATAAAATTCTCCTTTCCCTTTCCCTTCAGCCAATGCAAATTTAGAAAGAAAGTATTCATACACTTTGCCTACCACATCTTGTTTGGGGTCTTTGGTGGTATCAATATCGTTGATGGTATCCAGCAAAGAAGCCAATTTAGTAACATCTAATCCCAAACGAGAAAAGTAATTGTCGGGCAAAGCACCTTTCAGGGCTTTGTTATTTTTTTCAATGGTGTGCAAAGCGGTGTCAATAAGCAGGGGAATATCAGTTTGTTTTGATTTTTTTATAATGTAGCTCCATCGGCTGGTTTTTTCTGAAAAAAACACATTGTTCATATTGTAGAATTCCGGTATTTCAATGTATTTCTCTTTGCCTTCGGCAATGAGTTTGGCTCGGTGGTCTTCAAACTTATCGCTGGCAAACTTTAAGAAAATCAGTCCTAATACCACGTGTTTGTATTCGGCTGGCTCTACGCTGCCTCTCAATTTATTGGCTGCTTCCCAAAGGGTCACTTCAATTGCTTTTTCTTTTTGTTCTTTCTTCTGTTTCGCCATATATTTATTGGTCTGTCAGTTTTGTATTGATGTCATTTTAATCTTGTTGTCTGCCATTGTCCAACCCCGCATATCCGCAAAAATAATATAATTGCCCGCACTCACGGATATTTTATAATTATTTTTCTTAACACCGCTGGGTACAAAATTTTTTTGAAAAAAAACATCACCCCCCATTCATATCATATATTCATTTTTCAGGGGCAACTCATTTCCTAGTGTATCAAAATATCGTTTTCTGTGTGCTGCTTTTTTTATGGAAGCCATCTATATTTATTTGAAACCGGCGGCAATGGCGCAGACGACAACATCGTGTCGCTGGCACTGTATCAGGCGGCAACGCACTGGGAGTGGGCGAGTTTGGTGCACCCCGAACAAAAACTTTCGTACCGACAGCAAAGTTATTTGGCTCTCAGTATGGAGCAGTTGCAGCAAGCTCCGCCTTTTTATGCCATCGCCAAAGATTTTCTGAACTTCATCGAAGGCAAAACGCTCATCGCTCACGATGCACAATTTGTATATAAAGTGTTGCGGCGTGCCTTTAAGCAGTTGGGATTTGTCTTTAAGCACGATTTTATATGCACACTCAAGGCTGCCCGCAGCAGCTATCCGCATTTGCCCTCTTATCAGTTGGAAGAACTGTGTACGCATTTCAAAATTCGTGTTGAGCATAAAAGCCGCTTGCTGCGCTATACGCACCAGATAGCCGCTTTGCACGAATACATAAAAATACCGCCGCCCCCTGCTGCTCCCGAATTAGCCGTACAGCCCGAAACTTTTCAGACTACACAACTTACCGCGTTTGCCCGAAGCGGCGGGGGTGTATTATTTGCTCAACAGCCGCAAAAAAATTATTTATGTGGGTAAAAGTTTAAATATCAAAACGCGGGTACAAACGCATCTGAATAATTGCGATACGGCTAAGGCTTTG harbors:
- a CDS encoding restriction endonuclease subunit S, which encodes MEGIDLENLPEGWRVGTLSDIANIIMGQSPEGESYNEAAEGVALINGPVEFGEYFTVKTKWTTEPKKYCEKGDLIFCVRGSTVGKNVIADDRYAIGRGVCAIRSKYQNYLIQLMKCNLNELLKDVTGSTFPNIDRVTISDYPITISTNTLLEEFEKKVSAISNLVWIKSLENQKLSELKNLLLSKLATVQ
- a CDS encoding restriction endonuclease subunit S, encoding MNYKIGEAKSNYKRIGDYIQKVEHRNRDLKVTRLLGLSMTKEFRETTSNIVGPDMSVYRVIRKYQFACDFMSPIRVNKLPVVLKLDDEPNLVSPAYPVFEVKDKKELDPEYLMMWFRRPEFDRYATFKCDAAIRGGYEWTELCETLIPVPPHSQTT
- a CDS encoding SAM-dependent DNA methyltransferase, encoding MAKQKKEQKEKAIEVTLWEAANKLRGSVEPAEYKHVVLGLIFLKFASDKFEDHRAKLIAEGKEKYIEIPEFYNMNNVFFSEKTSRWSYIIKKSKQTDIPLLIDTALHTIEKNNKALKGALPDNYFSRLGLDVTKLASLLDTINDIDTTKDPKQDVVGKVYEYFLSKFALAEGKGKGEFYTPKSIVNLIAEMIEPYKGIIYDPACGSGGMFVQSIKFIEAHHGNKKEISIYGQEYTNTTYKLAKMNLAIRGISGNLGEKAADTFADDQHKDLKADYIMANPPFNQKDWRGENELIDDPRWLGYDVPPKSNANYGWILNMVSKLSDNGVAGFILANGALSGGGEEYKIRRKLIENNLVEAILVLPRNLFYTTDISVTLWILNKNKKAHVSAVRANHYSPRHYRNREKEILFMDLRQLGEPFEKKYTQFSDDDILKITSTYHQWQSESTNNPLWFPYQNIPEFCYSASFDEVAKKDFSLVPSKYIEFVNRDENIDFDEKMKKLQGEFADLLKAEAQSKNDLLTVFKELGYEL
- a CDS encoding 3'-5' exonuclease; this translates as MCCFFYGSHLYLFETGGNGADDNIVSLALYQAATHWEWASLVHPEQKLSYRQQSYLALSMEQLQQAPPFYAIAKDFLNFIEGKTLIAHDAQFVYKVLRRAFKQLGFVFKHDFICTLKAARSSYPHLPSYQLEELCTHFKIRVEHKSRLLRYTHQIAALHEYIKIPPPPAAPELAVQPETFQTTQLTAFARSGGGVLFAQQPQKNYLCG